One segment of Bradyrhizobium sp. CB2312 DNA contains the following:
- a CDS encoding ABC transporter permease yields the protein MTDAALKDTTTRRRISLPAIPVSVALAITWIVAMLVIAAFAEKIAPYGFTQLDLRNRLSAPGNVAHWLGTDELGRDVLSRLLVSIRISLLIAFGATAISAVVGTTLGFLAAHFRGVVEQLVLMLTDFQASMPFLIMALAVLAFFGNSLPLLIGLMGLFGWERYARIARGLAISANAQGYAAAVRQLGATPSRIYLRHILPNIASTLIVSTTLVFPEVILMESGLSFLGLGVQPPMTSLGNMVGYGREYLTRAPWIMLAPATTIVVTTLAVSVIGDWLRDRLDPTLQ from the coding sequence ATGACCGACGCGGCGTTAAAGGACACCACGACCCGCCGCCGCATTAGCCTGCCGGCGATCCCGGTCTCGGTCGCGCTCGCGATCACCTGGATCGTGGCGATGCTGGTGATCGCGGCCTTCGCCGAGAAGATCGCGCCTTACGGCTTCACCCAGCTCGACCTGCGCAACCGGCTCTCCGCGCCCGGCAACGTCGCGCATTGGCTCGGCACCGACGAACTCGGCCGCGACGTGCTGTCGCGCCTCCTGGTCTCGATCCGCATCTCGCTGCTGATCGCCTTCGGCGCGACCGCGATCTCGGCCGTGGTCGGCACCACGCTCGGCTTCCTCGCCGCGCATTTCCGCGGGGTAGTCGAGCAGCTCGTGCTGATGCTGACCGACTTCCAGGCCAGCATGCCGTTCCTGATCATGGCGCTGGCCGTGCTCGCCTTCTTCGGCAATTCGCTGCCGCTGCTGATCGGCCTGATGGGCCTGTTCGGCTGGGAGCGCTACGCCCGCATCGCGCGCGGCCTTGCCATCTCCGCCAATGCGCAAGGTTACGCCGCAGCCGTCCGCCAGCTAGGGGCGACGCCGTCGCGGATCTATTTGCGGCACATCCTGCCCAACATCGCCTCCACTCTGATCGTCTCGACCACGCTGGTGTTCCCCGAGGTGATCCTGATGGAATCGGGCCTGTCCTTCCTCGGCCTCGGCGTGCAGCCGCCGATGACCAGCCTCGGCAACATGGTCGGCTACGGGCGCGAATACCTGACCCGCGCCCCTTGGATCATGCTGGCGCCGGCCACGACGATCGTGGTCACCACGCTGGCGGTCTCCGTGATCGGCGATTGGCTGCGCGACCGGCTCGATCCGACGCTGCAATAG
- a CDS encoding SagB family peptide dehydrogenase produces the protein MQPDGNIAAFLDDYSVNLGQFSAAAMDRARDLNTGLPLASFAGKSTVAREIDALVHRLARQGLLEYRLSSSRNTQDFVVIEPQVPDYWPRRAKLGSRDTVVLSRFAYLRRRGNEMVLESPRAGALFRIGDPAIAATLAALSQPRKIGELNKKMVSSTLHLLELLLDSQILLKLGAKDGEGLRVNEGDGNLVLWDFHDLVFHTRSTEGRQANPVGAAFTYAGVVPPSPAVRPPWTGNKIDLREFSSPEPHSRFPKLLRERHSTRDFDDKNPVTLGELAQFLDTTARVVSEWKSGPYFEGGPEVTYSTRPYPSAGSAYELELYLTVANCDGLARGLYHYDAGSHALVAISASPQQLQAHLAAAQFAMDAPGQPQILITIAARFARVSWKYSSIAYSLILKDVGSLIQTLYLAATDMGLGGCAIGSTNIDLFAKMTELEFHIEGPVGQFALGRGRTPEVQG, from the coding sequence ATGCAGCCGGACGGAAACATCGCCGCCTTTCTGGACGACTATTCCGTCAACCTCGGACAATTCAGCGCCGCCGCGATGGACCGCGCGCGAGATCTGAACACCGGGCTTCCGCTCGCTTCGTTTGCGGGCAAGAGCACCGTCGCCAGGGAAATCGACGCCCTGGTGCATCGCCTGGCGCGGCAGGGACTTCTGGAATACCGCCTCTCCTCTTCGCGTAACACGCAGGACTTCGTGGTCATCGAGCCTCAAGTCCCCGACTACTGGCCGCGGCGCGCGAAGCTGGGCAGTCGGGACACCGTTGTGTTGTCGCGCTTTGCCTATCTGCGCCGGCGCGGCAATGAGATGGTGCTGGAATCGCCGCGCGCCGGCGCGCTGTTCCGGATTGGCGATCCCGCCATCGCCGCCACCCTTGCTGCGCTGTCGCAGCCGCGGAAGATCGGCGAGCTCAACAAGAAGATGGTTTCCTCCACTCTCCATCTGCTCGAACTGTTGCTCGACAGCCAGATCCTGCTCAAGCTCGGTGCGAAAGACGGAGAAGGCCTGCGGGTGAACGAAGGCGACGGCAACCTCGTACTCTGGGATTTCCACGATCTGGTGTTTCACACGCGGAGCACGGAGGGTCGGCAAGCCAACCCGGTCGGCGCCGCCTTCACCTATGCCGGCGTCGTTCCGCCGTCGCCGGCGGTGCGTCCGCCCTGGACCGGCAACAAGATTGACCTGCGCGAATTCTCCTCCCCGGAACCGCACTCACGCTTCCCGAAGCTGTTGCGCGAACGCCATTCAACACGGGATTTCGACGACAAGAATCCGGTCACGCTCGGCGAACTCGCGCAGTTTCTCGACACCACCGCGCGCGTCGTGTCCGAATGGAAGAGCGGGCCGTATTTCGAGGGCGGTCCCGAGGTCACCTACAGCACAAGGCCTTATCCGTCGGCGGGCAGCGCGTACGAGCTGGAATTGTACCTTACCGTCGCCAACTGCGACGGGCTTGCGCGCGGACTCTACCACTATGATGCAGGGAGCCACGCGCTGGTCGCGATCAGTGCTTCCCCCCAACAGCTCCAGGCGCATTTGGCGGCTGCCCAGTTCGCCATGGACGCGCCGGGTCAGCCACAAATCCTCATCACGATCGCGGCGCGTTTTGCGCGGGTCTCCTGGAAATACAGCTCAATCGCATATTCGTTGATCCTGAAGGATGTCGGCAGCCTGATTCAGACGCTTTACCTGGCGGCGACCGATATGGGCCTCGGCGGCTGCGCCATTGGCAGCACGAACATCGATCTGTTCGCGAAAATGACGGAGTTGGAATTCCATATCGAGGGCCCGGTCGGTCAATTTGCGCTCGGGCGCGGCAGGACGCCGGAGGTCCAAGGCTAG
- a CDS encoding TOMM precursor leader peptide-binding protein, translating into MTATRKTRVARQTRKDILRFAPNFTAYVLPPDAVCLYSEDRKFFLHGELYCALASAIGKHGKAWPEIIRQLSKHFPAEKIEEAIKRLLDRRYIVARTSKAFDDAVGGFLASLGMPLEIAEQNLRDCPVQVEAIDVKGAKELTAALSKLGVQIAKRAPKLTITLANDYLDRRLAELNQERVAGKTPWLLVQPSGPFPLVGPVFKPGESACWTCLFDRMIRNREIKGFLDRGPARAVATSPLVRESVGQTGIHFAAVEIAKAIASGFRTDLRDHIASFDLTGAAIAKHYVTRRPQCPTCGSRKLNNPRRSPALVEIAEGKRLVMTSGGYRTVTSRSTVSRFRKHVSPLTGVVSRLERIDVDLPMNTNYFAQHNFSAPAHSIDQLRSGLSGGSFGKGSTAEQGEASALMESIERYSGIFQGDEIRTTRRFADFAPGEALLPNDVQLFSETQFKNRFLQRPDDPHPVPEPFDPSTRTEWSPVSSLRDKRFKYLPTGLLYFFYGGFHTDSNGCAAGNTRDEAIVQGFLELIERDAYAIWWYNRVQRAEVDLEQFDDFYVRDLQTQFAEAGRKLWVLDITTDLGIPTYVAIMHWMQNGHENIEFGSGAHFDRRIALLRSLTELTQFMSVGMMGGASGEKPTLDGVTPLRLEDYPFLTPSDRPIVPPAPSLKLHDNTRDQVIACVEIAARAGYDFLVLDQTRPDVEVPVVRVLVPGLRHFYRRFAPGRLYDVPVKLGLLDRPRPESDLTSFLPHT; encoded by the coding sequence ATGACTGCAACTCGCAAGACCCGCGTTGCGCGGCAGACCCGCAAAGACATTCTCCGATTTGCACCGAACTTCACCGCTTACGTCCTGCCTCCCGATGCGGTTTGCCTCTATTCCGAGGATCGCAAGTTCTTCCTGCACGGCGAGCTCTACTGTGCCTTGGCCTCCGCGATCGGAAAACATGGCAAGGCTTGGCCGGAGATCATTCGCCAGCTCTCGAAGCACTTTCCGGCCGAGAAGATCGAGGAAGCGATCAAGCGGCTCCTCGATCGCCGATATATCGTTGCGCGGACCTCGAAAGCATTTGACGATGCCGTCGGCGGTTTCTTGGCAAGCCTCGGCATGCCCCTGGAGATCGCGGAACAGAATCTTCGCGATTGCCCCGTGCAGGTCGAGGCGATTGACGTCAAAGGCGCCAAGGAGCTGACCGCGGCGTTGAGCAAGCTCGGTGTTCAAATCGCCAAGCGAGCGCCGAAGCTCACGATCACGCTGGCGAACGACTATCTCGATCGGCGACTCGCCGAACTGAATCAGGAACGTGTGGCCGGCAAGACGCCCTGGTTGCTGGTACAGCCATCCGGCCCGTTTCCGCTGGTCGGGCCTGTGTTCAAACCGGGCGAGAGCGCCTGCTGGACCTGCCTGTTCGATCGCATGATCCGCAACCGGGAGATCAAGGGGTTTCTCGACCGGGGACCGGCGCGTGCGGTTGCCACATCGCCGCTCGTCAGAGAAAGCGTCGGCCAGACTGGAATCCATTTTGCGGCCGTCGAGATCGCCAAGGCAATTGCCTCGGGCTTTCGCACCGATCTGCGCGATCACATCGCCAGCTTCGACCTGACCGGCGCCGCCATCGCCAAGCACTACGTGACGCGACGTCCGCAATGTCCGACCTGCGGCAGCAGGAAGCTGAACAATCCGCGCCGATCTCCGGCCCTGGTCGAGATTGCCGAGGGCAAGAGGCTCGTCATGACCAGCGGTGGATACCGGACCGTGACATCGCGCTCGACCGTGTCGCGCTTCCGCAAGCATGTGAGCCCATTGACGGGCGTGGTGTCCAGGCTCGAGCGAATCGACGTCGACCTGCCGATGAACACCAACTATTTCGCCCAGCATAATTTCTCCGCACCGGCCCACAGCATCGACCAGCTCAGGTCCGGATTGAGCGGCGGCAGCTTTGGCAAGGGCTCGACCGCCGAGCAGGGCGAAGCCAGCGCGCTGATGGAATCGATCGAGCGCTATTCGGGCATTTTCCAGGGCGATGAGATCAGGACGACGCGTCGATTTGCCGATTTCGCGCCTGGCGAGGCGCTTCTTCCCAACGATGTCCAGCTCTTCAGCGAAACGCAGTTCAAGAACAGGTTTCTGCAGCGACCGGACGATCCCCATCCGGTGCCCGAACCGTTCGATCCCTCGACGAGGACCGAGTGGTCGCCGGTCTCATCGCTGCGCGACAAACGCTTCAAATATCTGCCGACGGGCCTCCTGTATTTCTTTTATGGCGGCTTTCATACGGATTCCAACGGCTGCGCGGCCGGCAACACCCGCGACGAAGCGATTGTCCAGGGCTTCCTCGAACTGATCGAGCGCGATGCCTACGCGATCTGGTGGTACAACCGGGTGCAGCGCGCCGAGGTCGATCTCGAGCAGTTCGACGATTTCTATGTCCGGGATCTCCAAACTCAATTTGCAGAAGCCGGTCGCAAGCTTTGGGTGCTCGACATCACCACCGATCTCGGCATTCCGACTTACGTGGCGATCATGCACTGGATGCAGAATGGACACGAGAATATCGAGTTCGGTTCCGGCGCGCATTTCGATCGCCGTATAGCGCTGCTGCGCTCCCTCACCGAGCTGACCCAATTCATGTCCGTCGGCATGATGGGTGGTGCGAGCGGCGAGAAGCCGACCCTCGACGGTGTCACACCGCTGCGCCTCGAAGACTACCCGTTCCTGACACCGAGCGATCGCCCTATCGTCCCCCCGGCGCCGAGCCTCAAGCTTCACGACAATACACGAGACCAGGTCATCGCCTGCGTCGAGATCGCCGCCCGTGCGGGCTACGATTTCCTGGTCCTCGACCAGACACGTCCCGACGTCGAGGTTCCGGTCGTCAGAGTGCTCGTTCCCGGCCTGCGTCATTTCTATCGTCGCTTCGCACCGGGGCGCCTTTACGATGTGCCGGTGAAGCTCGGATTGTTGGACCGGCCGCGACCGGAAAGCGATCTGACCTCATTCCTTCCACACACCTGA
- a CDS encoding VOC family protein: MADQSGRFAWYELLTTDVAAAGAFYRKALGWGVKDESTPELPYMLFRSGGAPLGGLMDIPEEGRRLGATPRWMGYVSVDDLDATAAQIRRLAGTILVPPTDTNIGRIAVVADPQKATFGLIQEPTYGRRKPGRLDEPGRVGWHELLAADRAVIFDFYRELFGWQKADAQSEPAAWYQLFSAGGQTVGGMLTKLPSVAQPSWLHYFNVDDIGAATKHVNAGGGRILQGPIELPDGCWIARCVDPQGALFALQGARGQTSVEPSSGSEIGWSAKWGGVASQGRIVLPKPKT; this comes from the coding sequence GTGGCAGATCAATCAGGGCGTTTCGCTTGGTATGAACTCCTGACCACGGATGTCGCGGCGGCAGGCGCATTTTATCGCAAGGCTCTCGGCTGGGGCGTGAAGGATGAGTCGACCCCGGAACTGCCTTACATGCTGTTTCGTAGCGGCGGCGCTCCGCTGGGCGGACTTATGGATATCCCGGAAGAGGGGCGGAGATTGGGGGCGACGCCGAGATGGATGGGATACGTCTCCGTCGACGACCTGGACGCAACCGCCGCGCAGATCAGGCGTCTTGCAGGCACGATCCTTGTGCCGCCGACCGACACCAATATTGGCCGCATAGCGGTCGTTGCCGATCCGCAGAAGGCGACCTTCGGGCTGATCCAAGAGCCAACATATGGCCGACGGAAACCGGGCCGGCTGGACGAGCCGGGGCGCGTAGGCTGGCATGAGTTACTGGCCGCCGACCGGGCCGTGATCTTCGACTTCTACAGAGAACTATTCGGCTGGCAGAAGGCCGACGCTCAAAGCGAACCAGCGGCCTGGTATCAATTGTTTTCGGCGGGTGGGCAGACGGTCGGCGGCATGCTCACCAAACTTCCGAGCGTAGCGCAGCCGAGCTGGCTGCATTACTTCAATGTCGACGACATCGGTGCTGCCACGAAACATGTGAATGCTGGCGGAGGCCGGATCCTCCAGGGTCCGATCGAATTGCCCGATGGCTGCTGGATCGCACGATGTGTCGATCCCCAGGGTGCCCTGTTTGCATTGCAGGGCGCCCGAGGTCAGACAAGCGTTGAGCCATCCTCGGGCTCGGAAATCGGCTGGTCCGCCAAGTGGGGCGGCGTTGCCTCCCAGGGGAGAATTGTGCTGCCCAAGCCGAAGACCTAG
- the ilvD gene encoding dihydroxy-acid dehydratase produces MPAYRSRTTTHGRNMAGARGLWRATGMKDADFGKPIIAVVNSFTQFVPGHVHLKDLGQLVAREIEQAGGVAKEFNTIAVDDGIAMGHDGMLYSLPSRELIADSVEYMANAHCADGLVCISNCDKITPGMLMAALRLNIPAVFVSGGPMEAGKVKLQGKTKAVDLIDAMVAAADSKVSDEDVKVIERSACPTCGSCSGMFTANSMNCLTEALGLALPGNGSVVATHADRKRLFVEAGHTIVDLVRRYYEQDDASVLPRNIANSRAFENAMTLDIAMGGSTNTVLHLLAAAHEGQVAFTMQDIDRLSRRVPVLCKVAPSVADVHVEDVHRAGGIMGILGELDRAGLIDTSVSTVHAPTMNDALERWDIKRSKSEAVRTFYRASPGGIPTQVAFSQERRYDELDADREKGVVRDLEHAFSKDGGLAVLYGNLAQDGCIVKTAGVDASILKFSGPARVFESQDAAVEGILGGKVVAGEVVVIIYEGPRGGPGMQEMLYPTSYLKSMGLGKACALVTDGRFSGGSSGLSIGHLSPEAAEGGNIGLVRTGDVIAIDIPNRSITLEVSDEELASRRAAEEAKGDVAWQATGRKRNVSTALQAYAALTTSAARGAVREVKRRSN; encoded by the coding sequence ATGCCAGCCTATCGCTCCCGCACCACCACCCACGGCCGCAACATGGCGGGTGCCCGAGGCCTCTGGCGCGCGACCGGCATGAAGGACGCGGATTTCGGCAAGCCGATCATCGCGGTCGTCAACTCCTTCACCCAGTTCGTGCCCGGCCACGTCCACCTCAAAGACCTCGGCCAGCTCGTTGCGCGCGAGATCGAGCAGGCCGGCGGCGTGGCGAAAGAGTTCAACACCATCGCGGTCGACGACGGAATCGCCATGGGCCATGACGGCATGCTCTACAGCCTGCCGTCGCGCGAGCTGATCGCCGACAGCGTCGAGTACATGGCCAACGCGCACTGTGCCGACGGCCTCGTCTGCATCTCCAACTGCGACAAGATCACGCCCGGCATGCTGATGGCGGCGCTGCGGCTCAACATCCCTGCCGTGTTCGTCTCGGGTGGCCCGATGGAGGCCGGCAAGGTCAAGCTGCAGGGCAAGACCAAGGCCGTTGACCTCATCGACGCCATGGTTGCCGCGGCCGACTCCAAGGTCAGCGACGAGGACGTCAAGGTGATCGAGCGCTCGGCGTGCCCGACCTGCGGCTCCTGCTCGGGCATGTTCACCGCCAATTCCATGAACTGCCTGACCGAGGCGCTTGGCCTCGCGCTGCCCGGCAACGGCTCCGTGGTCGCAACCCACGCCGACCGCAAGCGCCTTTTCGTCGAGGCCGGCCACACCATCGTCGATCTCGTCCGCCGCTATTACGAGCAGGACGACGCCTCGGTGCTGCCGCGCAACATCGCGAACTCTAGGGCGTTCGAGAACGCGATGACGCTCGACATCGCGATGGGCGGCTCGACCAACACCGTGCTGCATCTGCTCGCCGCCGCCCATGAAGGGCAGGTGGCCTTCACCATGCAGGACATCGACCGCCTGTCGCGCCGCGTGCCCGTGCTCTGCAAGGTCGCGCCGTCGGTCGCCGACGTGCATGTCGAGGACGTGCATCGCGCCGGCGGTATCATGGGCATTCTCGGCGAGCTCGACCGTGCCGGCCTGATCGACACCTCGGTCTCGACCGTGCACGCGCCGACCATGAACGATGCGCTGGAGCGCTGGGACATCAAGCGCTCCAAGAGCGAGGCGGTGCGCACCTTCTATCGTGCCTCGCCCGGTGGCATCCCGACGCAAGTCGCCTTCAGCCAGGAGCGCCGCTACGACGAGCTCGATGCCGACCGCGAGAAGGGCGTGGTGCGCGATCTCGAACACGCCTTCAGCAAGGACGGCGGTCTCGCCGTGCTTTACGGCAACCTCGCGCAGGACGGCTGCATCGTGAAGACCGCCGGCGTCGACGCTTCGATCCTGAAATTCTCCGGCCCGGCGCGCGTGTTCGAAAGCCAGGACGCGGCCGTCGAAGGCATCCTGGGCGGCAAGGTCGTGGCCGGCGAGGTCGTGGTCATCATCTACGAAGGCCCGCGCGGCGGCCCCGGCATGCAGGAGATGCTGTATCCGACCAGCTATTTGAAATCGATGGGCCTCGGAAAGGCTTGCGCGCTCGTCACCGACGGCCGCTTCTCGGGCGGCTCGTCCGGCCTGTCGATCGGCCATCTGTCGCCGGAAGCCGCCGAAGGCGGCAACATCGGTCTGGTGCGCACCGGCGACGTCATCGCCATCGACATCCCGAACCGCAGCATCACGCTGGAGGTCTCCGACGAGGAGCTCGCCAGCCGCCGCGCTGCGGAAGAGGCCAAGGGCGATGTCGCCTGGCAGGCGACGGGCCGCAAGCGCAACGTCTCCACCGCGCTGCAGGCTTACGCCGCACTCACCACCAGCGCCGCGCGCGGCGCGGTGCGCGAGGTGAAGCGCCGCTCGAATTGA